Proteins from one Rhodothermales bacterium genomic window:
- a CDS encoding acyl-CoA dehydrogenase, whose amino-acid sequence MKLRTALLGAGAAAALFGVPPIRRNTLSKGVMQGMKALGFLPQISETEKTAIEAGTVWVDGDLFSGKPDFKRLLREAYPGLTTKEQAFLDGPVEEVCRMTNDWEVQQRKDLPDEVWAFLRKEKFFGLIIPEQYGGLGFSASANSAVVAKLSARSQVLGITVMVPNSLGPAELLIHYGTQAQKDHYLPRLADGEDLPAFALTEPQAGSDAGAISSTGTVFRGDDGKLYVRLNWRKRYITLAAVATVLGLAFKLEDPENLLGKGKHLGITCALIPTDTEGVELGKRHDPMGVPFYNCPTEGHDVVLSLEDAVIGGAAGAGIGWRMLMESLAAGRGISLPASATGGAKHVYRVASAHAAVRKQFGLPIGKFEGIEEPLARIGGFTYIMEAARRYTNGGLDKGAKPAVVTAIMKYNTTELFRKIINDGMDILGGNAISEGPRNTLAAGYTGVPVSITVEGANILTRTLMVFGQGAIRCHPYALKEIEALENDDLHSFDRAFWGHIAHIGRNKVRALYLSLSRGYLAGAPVNGPAAHYYRKLSWTSASFAFLADIAMGSLGGDLKRKEKVTGRFADILSWMYLGNAVLARFENEGRRKEDESFMRWSMEYALLQIQIAFDGLYENLDVPVLGSVLRGPVALWSRSNPLSTGPSDSLGHKVAQAMQVPGPQRDRHTAGLYVSDDPTDALGRLEHALRLVHTAEPAERKIKEAIKARQLPRIRGKELVQMATEKGIITRDEAETLAQAEAARLDAIQVDSFTLEEYMKNAVMTLEAASGDGAPAGDGGPLPQSKGQAYGASVFPTEPEVKPKESKA is encoded by the coding sequence ATGAAGCTCCGCACAGCCCTCCTCGGTGCCGGCGCCGCAGCCGCCCTCTTCGGCGTGCCGCCCATCCGCCGCAACACCCTCTCGAAAGGCGTCATGCAGGGGATGAAGGCGCTCGGCTTCCTCCCCCAGATTTCCGAGACGGAAAAGACCGCGATCGAGGCCGGTACGGTCTGGGTCGACGGCGACCTGTTCTCCGGCAAGCCCGACTTCAAGCGGCTCCTCCGCGAAGCCTACCCCGGCCTCACCACCAAAGAGCAGGCCTTCCTCGACGGCCCCGTCGAAGAGGTCTGCCGGATGACGAACGACTGGGAGGTCCAGCAGCGGAAGGACCTGCCCGACGAGGTATGGGCGTTCCTTCGTAAGGAGAAGTTCTTCGGCCTCATCATTCCCGAGCAGTACGGCGGGCTTGGCTTCAGCGCCTCCGCCAACTCCGCCGTCGTGGCGAAGCTGTCGGCGCGGAGCCAGGTGCTCGGCATCACCGTGATGGTGCCCAACTCGCTCGGCCCGGCCGAGCTGCTGATCCACTACGGGACGCAGGCGCAGAAGGACCACTACCTCCCGCGCCTCGCCGACGGCGAAGACCTCCCCGCCTTCGCGCTCACCGAGCCGCAGGCCGGCAGCGACGCGGGTGCGATCTCGTCGACCGGCACCGTCTTCCGCGGCGACGACGGCAAGCTCTACGTCCGTCTTAACTGGCGGAAGCGCTACATCACGCTCGCGGCCGTCGCCACCGTGCTCGGCCTCGCGTTCAAGCTCGAAGACCCCGAGAACCTCCTCGGCAAAGGCAAGCACCTCGGCATCACCTGCGCCCTCATCCCGACCGACACCGAGGGCGTCGAGCTCGGTAAGCGGCACGACCCGATGGGCGTCCCGTTCTACAACTGCCCCACCGAGGGGCACGATGTCGTCCTCTCGCTCGAAGACGCCGTGATTGGCGGGGCGGCTGGGGCCGGGATCGGCTGGCGGATGCTGATGGAGAGCCTCGCCGCCGGGCGCGGCATCTCGCTCCCCGCCTCCGCGACGGGCGGTGCGAAGCACGTTTACCGCGTGGCGAGCGCGCACGCCGCGGTCCGCAAGCAGTTCGGCCTCCCGATCGGGAAGTTCGAAGGGATCGAAGAGCCGCTCGCCCGCATCGGCGGGTTCACGTACATCATGGAAGCTGCGCGCCGCTACACGAACGGCGGGCTTGACAAAGGCGCCAAGCCGGCCGTCGTTACGGCGATCATGAAGTACAACACGACCGAGCTGTTCCGGAAGATCATCAACGACGGGATGGACATCCTCGGCGGGAACGCGATTTCGGAGGGCCCGCGTAACACGCTCGCGGCCGGCTACACCGGCGTTCCTGTGTCGATCACGGTCGAGGGTGCGAACATCCTGACGCGGACGCTGATGGTGTTCGGGCAGGGCGCGATCCGCTGCCACCCGTACGCGCTGAAAGAGATCGAAGCGCTCGAGAACGACGACCTCCACAGCTTCGACAGGGCGTTCTGGGGTCACATCGCGCACATCGGCCGCAATAAGGTCCGCGCGCTCTACCTCTCGCTCTCGCGCGGCTACCTCGCCGGCGCGCCCGTCAACGGACCGGCGGCGCACTACTACCGCAAGCTCTCGTGGACGAGCGCCTCGTTCGCTTTCCTCGCGGACATCGCAATGGGCTCGCTCGGCGGCGACCTCAAGCGGAAGGAGAAGGTCACGGGCCGCTTCGCCGACATCCTCTCGTGGATGTACCTCGGGAATGCCGTGCTCGCGCGCTTCGAGAACGAAGGCCGTCGGAAGGAAGACGAGTCGTTCATGCGCTGGTCGATGGAGTACGCGCTCTTGCAGATCCAGATCGCGTTCGACGGGCTCTATGAAAACCTCGACGTGCCGGTGCTCGGCTCGGTCCTGCGCGGCCCCGTCGCGCTCTGGAGCCGGAGCAACCCGCTCTCGACAGGCCCGAGCGATTCCCTCGGTCACAAGGTGGCGCAGGCCATGCAGGTGCCCGGCCCGCAGCGCGACCGCCACACCGCCGGCCTCTACGTCTCCGACGACCCGACCGACGCGCTCGGCCGGCTGGAGCACGCGCTCCGGCTCGTCCACACGGCGGAGCCCGCCGAGCGGAAGATCAAAGAGGCGATCAAGGCCCGGCAGCTCCCCCGCATCCGTGGGAAGGAGCTCGTGCAGATGGCTACCGAGAAGGGCATCATCACCCGCGACGAGGCCGAGACCCTCGCGCAGGCCGAAGCCGCTCGTCTCGATGCCATCCAGGTCGATTCGTTCACGCTGGAGGAGTACATGAAGAACGCCGTCATGACGCTCGAAGCGGCGTCGGGCGACGGCGCTCCGGCTGGCGACGGCGGGCCGCTTCCGCAGAGCAAAGGCCAGGCCTACGGCGCATCGGTCTTCCCGACCGAGCCCGAAGTCAAGCCGAAAGAGTCCAAGGCGTGA
- a CDS encoding YsnF/AvaK domain-containing protein, translating to MAKTIVGLYDDRVTAHRVVEDLEERGFGDEHLRYASYEKGKRSDYEVDAEKNTTPDALTGYGVPQDESEFYAEAVRRGGALVIARVHDQDAETAADIMARHNPVPFGERHEAYKKEGFTGYTETEPYDQDEIVEERERYADRAQARFKEIEEQLKIGKREVVRGGVRVHKYVDTDMVEETLRLRDEEIHVDRERVDRKLTPEEADAAFREDEIELVERDEEAVVSKEARVTGEVAVGKEVREREETVGGEVRSTRVEVEETGGTQTTGAVKWVDVEPDFRTHYEGTFKGENDYAYYEPAYRYGYEMANDKRYRELDFGRAEGDIRKGYVHRHDEGLWDETKDAVRHAYNSVRRAF from the coding sequence ATGGCTAAGACAATTGTTGGACTCTATGACGACCGCGTCACCGCCCACCGTGTCGTAGAAGACTTGGAAGAACGAGGCTTCGGCGACGAGCATCTCCGATACGCTTCGTACGAGAAAGGCAAACGGAGCGACTACGAGGTAGACGCGGAGAAGAACACCACGCCCGACGCCCTCACCGGCTACGGCGTGCCCCAAGACGAGTCGGAGTTCTACGCCGAAGCGGTCCGCCGTGGCGGCGCCCTCGTCATCGCCCGCGTCCACGATCAGGACGCCGAGACGGCGGCCGACATCATGGCGCGCCACAACCCGGTTCCGTTCGGCGAGCGGCACGAGGCGTACAAAAAGGAAGGGTTCACCGGCTACACCGAGACCGAGCCCTACGATCAGGACGAGATCGTCGAGGAGCGCGAGCGCTACGCGGATCGCGCCCAGGCCCGCTTCAAAGAGATCGAAGAGCAGCTCAAGATCGGCAAGCGTGAGGTCGTCCGCGGTGGCGTCCGTGTGCACAAGTACGTGGACACCGACATGGTGGAGGAGACCCTCCGCCTCCGCGACGAAGAGATCCACGTCGACCGCGAGCGTGTGGACCGCAAGCTCACCCCCGAAGAGGCTGACGCCGCCTTCCGCGAAGACGAGATCGAACTCGTCGAGCGCGACGAAGAAGCCGTCGTCTCGAAGGAAGCTCGAGTGACGGGCGAAGTCGCCGTGGGCAAGGAGGTCCGCGAGCGCGAAGAGACCGTCGGCGGCGAGGTGCGCAGCACGCGCGTCGAAGTCGAAGAAACCGGTGGCACGCAGACGACCGGCGCCGTAAAGTGGGTGGACGTCGAGCCTGACTTCCGCACGCATTACGAAGGCACGTTCAAAGGCGAGAACGACTACGCCTACTACGAGCCTGCGTATCGCTACGGCTATGAGATGGCGAATGACAAGCGCTACCGCGAACTCGACTTCGGCCGCGCCGAAGGCGACATCCGCAAGGGCTACGTCCACCGCCACGACGAAGGCTTGTGGGACGAAACGAAAGACGCCGTCCGGCACGCCTACAACAGCGTGCGGCGCGCGTTCTAA
- a CDS encoding YsnF/AvaK domain-containing protein, with product MTDSSLVVTDVDGREATLASAPVSGSPDRIPLRLDSGERIDIAPDILERRDDGAYHLPVAFSDLLENGGELRVPIVEERLNVSKRVRETGRVRITKHVETRQEVVDEPLLREEVEVERVAVDRYIDAPVPVRSEGDTTIVPVFEEVLVVEKKLLLKEELHITKRRTERRQPQDVTLRSERVEVERLGPEQSPADEPH from the coding sequence GTGACCGACTCGTCGCTCGTCGTGACGGACGTGGACGGGCGCGAGGCTACCCTCGCATCCGCCCCGGTCTCGGGTTCGCCCGACCGAATCCCGCTTCGGCTGGACTCGGGAGAGCGGATCGACATCGCTCCAGACATTCTGGAGCGGCGCGATGATGGCGCGTACCACCTCCCCGTCGCCTTCAGCGATTTGCTGGAGAACGGCGGGGAGCTACGCGTGCCGATCGTCGAAGAACGGCTCAACGTGAGCAAGCGGGTCCGCGAGACGGGCCGCGTGCGCATCACGAAGCACGTCGAGACCCGGCAGGAAGTCGTGGACGAGCCCCTCCTCCGCGAAGAAGTCGAGGTCGAGCGTGTAGCGGTGGATCGGTATATCGATGCCCCGGTGCCCGTCCGATCCGAGGGCGACACGACGATCGTCCCCGTATTCGAGGAGGTACTCGTCGTTGAGAAGAAGCTCCTCCTCAAAGAAGAACTGCACATCACCAAGCGGCGGACCGAGCGCCGCCAACCGCAGGACGTTACCCTTCGCTCGGAGCGAGTGGAGGTCGAGCGCCTCGGGCCGGAGCAATCCCCGGCCGACGAGCCTCACTGA
- a CDS encoding thiolase family protein — protein sequence MQINEAFIVSSVRTAVGKANKGALRNVRPEHLGATAVRGAIERAGNLSPDQIEDLLIGCAFPEGPQGMNMARVIAQKAGLSTDSAAATINRFCSSGLQTIAQANNAIVLGQSEVIVAGGTESMSSVPMGGFYFAPDTDLATANPDVYASMGITAENVADQYNVSREDQDAFALQSHMRAIDAIESGRFEEEIVPLEVEDTVYAGGTDTNTLAFTHTVDEGPRADTTLEALARLRPAFKQGGSVTAGNASQMNDGAAAAVVMSRRMVEETGAEPLARLVGFAVHGAPPEIMGIGPINAVKKVLKQTGLSLDDIGLFELNEAFASQALAVIRDLGLDQDRVNVNGGAIALGHPLGCTGAKLTATLLHEMKRRGERYGIVTMCVGGGMGAAGVFENLQI from the coding sequence ATGCAGATCAACGAAGCCTTTATCGTATCCAGCGTCCGCACCGCCGTCGGCAAGGCGAACAAGGGCGCGCTCCGGAACGTCCGGCCCGAGCACCTCGGCGCGACCGCCGTGCGCGGCGCGATCGAGCGGGCCGGCAACCTCAGCCCCGATCAGATCGAGGACCTCCTCATCGGCTGCGCCTTCCCCGAGGGACCGCAGGGGATGAACATGGCCCGCGTCATCGCGCAGAAGGCCGGGCTCTCGACGGACTCTGCCGCCGCCACCATCAACCGCTTCTGCTCGTCGGGCTTGCAGACGATCGCGCAGGCGAACAACGCGATCGTGCTCGGCCAGAGCGAGGTGATCGTCGCGGGCGGGACGGAGTCGATGAGCTCGGTCCCGATGGGCGGGTTCTACTTCGCCCCCGACACCGACCTCGCCACGGCGAACCCCGACGTGTACGCGTCGATGGGGATTACGGCGGAGAACGTCGCCGACCAATACAACGTCAGCCGCGAGGACCAGGACGCCTTCGCGCTCCAGTCACACATGCGCGCGATCGACGCGATCGAGAGCGGGCGGTTCGAGGAAGAGATCGTCCCGCTCGAGGTCGAAGACACCGTCTACGCCGGCGGCACCGACACGAACACGCTCGCCTTCACGCACACCGTCGACGAAGGGCCTCGCGCCGACACCACGCTCGAAGCGCTCGCCCGGCTCCGCCCCGCGTTCAAGCAGGGGGGGAGCGTGACGGCCGGCAACGCCTCGCAGATGAACGATGGGGCCGCCGCCGCCGTCGTGATGAGCAGGCGGATGGTCGAGGAGACGGGCGCTGAGCCCCTCGCTCGGCTCGTCGGATTCGCCGTTCACGGCGCGCCGCCGGAGATCATGGGCATCGGCCCGATCAACGCCGTCAAGAAGGTGCTGAAGCAGACTGGGCTGTCGCTCGACGACATCGGCCTGTTCGAGCTCAACGAGGCGTTCGCGTCGCAGGCGCTCGCCGTGATCCGTGATCTCGGGCTGGACCAGGACAGGGTCAACGTCAACGGCGGGGCGATCGCGCTCGGCCACCCGCTCGGCTGCACGGGCGCGAAGCTGACCGCGACGCTGCTCCACGAGATGAAGCGGCGCGGCGAGCGCTACGGCATCGTCACCATGTGCGTCGGCGGTGGGATGGGCGCGGCGGGGGTGTTTGAGAACCTCCAGATCTAG
- a CDS encoding PRC-barrel domain-containing protein, which translates to MKRVPLSNTGSWELSFDDQDVRGYEAVDADGNHVGEVDQMIVNTDEKRVDAIVLEDGTEYPARDISIGDGVVYLTTIVPDTVKESVTVYDDYGHVVERDNVEAESYDEYAGEFRNHYKTAYAATGNDFDTYDPAYRFGYETAYDESYRNRPYTEAESDLERSYTKQYPNSRYDDVRDAVRYGYASARGDRA; encoded by the coding sequence ATGAAACGCGTACCCCTTTCAAACACTGGAAGCTGGGAACTCTCGTTCGACGACCAGGACGTGCGTGGCTATGAAGCCGTGGACGCCGATGGTAACCACGTCGGCGAAGTCGACCAGATGATCGTGAACACCGACGAAAAGCGCGTCGATGCGATCGTTCTCGAAGACGGGACGGAATATCCCGCCCGTGACATATCGATTGGCGACGGCGTTGTGTATTTGACGACGATCGTTCCGGACACCGTGAAGGAGTCCGTCACGGTCTACGACGACTACGGACATGTGGTCGAGCGCGACAACGTCGAGGCTGAGTCCTACGACGAGTACGCTGGCGAATTTCGGAACCACTACAAAACGGCGTATGCCGCCACCGGGAACGATTTCGACACGTACGACCCCGCGTACCGCTTCGGCTACGAGACGGCGTACGACGAGAGCTATCGCAACCGTCCCTACACGGAAGCGGAGTCCGATCTCGAGCGTAGCTACACGAAGCAGTACCCGAACAGTCGCTACGACGACGTGCGGGACGCGGTGCGCTACGGTTATGCCAGCGCACGCGGAGATCGCGCGTGA